The genomic window TGCCCGGCGTTCGCCTATTGTAGCTATGGCAATCACCGCGCGCCGTGCCGAAAAAAAAGACTTTCTCAAAATAGCCCCCTGTGGTAAATGCCGGCAGGTAATGCTCGAAACTTACCATCGCCAAAAACAAGCATACACTATCTTGCTGGAATATGGCGGAGGACAGTTTTTGAGTCTTCCCTCCATCGAAGTACTTTTGCCCTGCGACTTTAACCCCGATATACTGCAGGAAATCAAACCATAGCCTATGAGTACTTTTCCTACAATGCCTGTCATCAATTTGCAAGACTACGATTATGAGTTGCCTGAGGAGCGCATAGCGCAAAGCCCAGTAACCCCTCGAGACCATGCCCGCTTGCTTTATTACCGTGCTGGCAACATTCAACACCATTACTTTTACGAATTGCCCACTCTGTTGAATGCCGGCGATGAGCTGGTATTTAACAATACCAAAGTGATTCCAGCAAGGCTCTTCTTCCAAAAACCAATGGGGGCAGTTATTGAAGTGTTGTTGCTACACCCGGTATCACCTGCCAAGTTGGTACCCCTCAATATGGCTACACAAGAGACCTGCAGCTGGCAATGTATTATAGGAAACAAAAAACGCTGGAAAGGCTTTCTGAGCCGCCACTTTCAAATCGATGGGAAGCAAGGCACTATCTTCGCCGACCTCGAAGACCCCGAAAATAATATTGTGCGCTTTCATTGGACGCCCAACTCTTTTTCCTTTGGTGAAATAGTGCAGGCAATAGGAAAGCTACCCTTGCCGCCTTATATCAAACGAGAATACAATCATATAGACAAAGAGCGCTATCAGACAGTATATGCTCGCAGTGAAGGGGCAGTAGCTGCGCCCACAGCTGGCTTGCACTTTACCGAAACCACCTTGCACGAGTTGTCAAAAAAAGGAGTGGGCTATAATGAACTGACCCTGCACGTGGGGGCTGGTACTTTTCAGCCGGTCAAAGAAACCGAAGATGTTCTTAAGCACCCCATGCACGAAGAACAAATGGTGGTATCGCAAGATACCATCGAGCGTTTCTTGCAAGCCAAAGGGCGCATTATTCCGGTAGGAACTACCTCTATGCGTAGCCTTGAAACCCTCTACTGGCTGGGGGTGTGGTGCCATGAAGAAAAAGAACCCCCTTCGTTGCATGACTTCTACTTAGATAAGCTCTTTGCTTACCGCCACGCACAAACAACCCTCTCTGCCCGGCAGGCATTAGAAGTGCTGCTCGATACCATGCAAAAGCAAGGAATACGGCAGCTGGTCGGCGATACACAAATTTATATTGTGCCGG from Thermonema lapsum includes these protein-coding regions:
- a CDS encoding S-adenosylmethionine:tRNA ribosyltransferase-isomerase; the protein is MSTFPTMPVINLQDYDYELPEERIAQSPVTPRDHARLLYYRAGNIQHHYFYELPTLLNAGDELVFNNTKVIPARLFFQKPMGAVIEVLLLHPVSPAKLVPLNMATQETCSWQCIIGNKKRWKGFLSRHFQIDGKQGTIFADLEDPENNIVRFHWTPNSFSFGEIVQAIGKLPLPPYIKREYNHIDKERYQTVYARSEGAVAAPTAGLHFTETTLHELSKKGVGYNELTLHVGAGTFQPVKETEDVLKHPMHEEQMVVSQDTIERFLQAKGRIIPVGTTSMRSLETLYWLGVWCHEEKEPPSLHDFYLDKLFAYRHAQTTLSARQALEVLLDTMQKQGIRQLVGDTQIYIVPGYRFRICQGLITNFHMPKTTLILLVAAFIGDDWRRVYEAALKKNYRFLSYGDSSLLMPESFQ